In one Zobellia galactanivorans genomic region, the following are encoded:
- a CDS encoding OmpH family outer membrane protein, whose protein sequence is MKTKSNVLFVLVLTLCSVYTFAQRGVRIAYVDMEYILENVEEYRDANKQLADKVQKWKIDIEQKQSEVEQMKKDLMAERVLLTDELIAEREEEIQILEKEMVEYQQDRFGPQGDLVLQKRRLIQPIQDQVFNEVQKIGANKKYDFIFDKSADVVMLYSEKRHDISDLVLRGISRTRKISKPKKDSRSKFEDGEEAEEEMSEALKERKENAEKAQEAREKSVEEKRAEQLKLREERKKAYEARRKKLLEEREAKRKEKLEERKEGGQDEEETEE, encoded by the coding sequence ATGAAAACAAAATCAAACGTTCTTTTTGTACTGGTACTGACCTTGTGTTCGGTATATACATTTGCTCAACGTGGCGTACGTATCGCTTACGTAGATATGGAATATATCTTGGAGAACGTAGAAGAGTATAGGGATGCCAACAAACAATTGGCGGACAAGGTGCAGAAATGGAAAATCGATATTGAGCAGAAGCAGAGCGAGGTTGAGCAGATGAAGAAAGATTTGATGGCCGAACGTGTGCTCTTGACCGATGAGCTGATTGCCGAAAGGGAAGAAGAGATCCAGATTCTGGAAAAGGAAATGGTAGAATACCAACAGGATCGTTTCGGTCCGCAAGGTGACTTGGTGTTACAGAAACGACGCTTAATCCAACCGATTCAAGATCAAGTGTTCAACGAGGTTCAAAAAATTGGGGCCAATAAGAAATACGACTTTATTTTCGATAAATCGGCCGATGTGGTTATGTTGTATTCCGAAAAAAGGCACGATATTAGCGACTTGGTGCTCAGGGGTATTTCCAGAACACGAAAGATCAGTAAGCCCAAGAAGGATAGCAGGAGTAAGTTTGAAGATGGGGAAGAGGCCGAAGAGGAAATGAGCGAAGCCCTCAAGGAAAGGAAAGAGAACGCAGAAAAGGCACAGGAAGCCAGAGAGAAGAGTGTAGAGGAGAAACGGGCCGAGCAGTTAAAACTAAGGGAAGAACGCAAAAAGGCGTACGAAGCCCGAAGAAAGAAACTCTTGGAGGAACGTGAGGCCAAACGCAAAGAGAAGCTCGAAGAACGCAAAGAAGGCGGGCAAGATGAGGAGGAAACCGAAGAGTAA
- a CDS encoding OmpH family outer membrane protein: MKHLKKIAVALVLFVAATGFVNAQSKVAHIDVTQLLSAMPEMKAAEAELKKLSETYNADIESSMTEFQNKATLYQNEAPSKSKEENEKRAIELQGVQKNIGEAQQAAQRELQKKQQELFAPISDKAKAAIEKVAAAQGFDYVIDAQPGGGLIVAKGKDLLPDVKKELGI; the protein is encoded by the coding sequence ATGAAACACTTAAAGAAAATAGCAGTAGCCTTAGTATTGTTCGTAGCCGCTACAGGTTTTGTTAACGCACAGAGCAAAGTAGCACATATTGATGTTACCCAATTATTAAGTGCAATGCCGGAGATGAAAGCTGCTGAAGCGGAGCTTAAAAAATTGTCTGAAACGTATAATGCCGATATTGAAAGTTCTATGACCGAGTTTCAGAACAAGGCTACCTTGTACCAAAACGAAGCTCCTTCCAAATCAAAAGAAGAGAACGAAAAAAGAGCGATAGAGCTTCAAGGTGTTCAAAAGAATATTGGTGAAGCACAACAAGCTGCACAACGTGAATTGCAGAAAAAACAACAGGAGCTTTTTGCACCTATATCCGACAAAGCCAAAGCGGCCATAGAAAAAGTAGCGGCCGCCCAAGGTTTTGACTACGTGATCGATGCCCAGCCAGGTGGTGGTCTTATCGTAGCAAAAGGTAAGGATCTATTGCCAGACGTAAAGAAAGAGTTAGGTATTTAA
- a CDS encoding glycosyltransferase family 2 protein, with protein sequence MHYYVIVPAHNEEGFLADTLNSILRQSLQPKRVVVVNDNSTDDTEAIIDQFRALSPIFTKLNTLSSTEHMPGSKVINAFDKGLQLLDKDYEFIVKLDADLILPDNYFEKIAYIFRGQPKVGIAGGFIYEQDETGEWKLNHPMDKNHVRGAFKAYTNKCFNTINGLRNAMGWDTVDELLAQYHGFEIYTDDILKVKHLRPTGNAYNQKAKLLQGKAMYTMRYGLLITVIASLKMAFKQRKPQAFSDNLYGYLEAKKENTPFLVSKSEGQFIRNLRWKNIKDKFTNQK encoded by the coding sequence ATGCATTACTATGTTATTGTTCCCGCACATAATGAGGAAGGCTTTTTGGCCGATACCTTAAACTCTATTCTCAGACAGTCGCTACAGCCCAAAAGAGTGGTTGTAGTGAACGATAATTCTACAGACGACACAGAGGCCATTATCGACCAATTTAGAGCGCTCAGCCCCATTTTTACAAAGCTAAACACCCTATCCTCTACCGAACACATGCCAGGGAGCAAAGTGATCAATGCTTTTGACAAAGGGCTCCAGCTTCTCGACAAGGATTATGAGTTTATCGTAAAGCTGGATGCCGACCTTATTCTACCCGATAATTACTTCGAAAAGATCGCATATATTTTCAGGGGGCAACCCAAGGTCGGCATAGCCGGGGGATTTATTTACGAACAGGACGAAACCGGGGAATGGAAATTAAACCACCCCATGGACAAAAACCATGTTCGCGGGGCCTTCAAAGCCTACACCAATAAGTGTTTCAATACCATAAATGGATTACGCAACGCCATGGGCTGGGATACGGTAGACGAATTACTCGCCCAATACCATGGCTTCGAAATCTATACGGATGACATATTAAAGGTAAAACACCTTAGGCCCACGGGAAACGCATACAACCAAAAGGCCAAACTGCTTCAAGGCAAAGCCATGTACACCATGCGCTATGGCCTTTTAATTACGGTAATAGCCTCGTTAAAAATGGCTTTTAAACAGCGGAAACCACAAGCGTTTTCCGATAACCTATACGGCTACCTTGAAGCCAAAAAAGAGAATACCCCTTTCTTGGTCAGCAAATCCGAAGGTCAGTTCATACGCAACTTACGTTGGAAAAATATAAAGGATAAATTTACTAATCAAAAATAA
- a CDS encoding class I SAM-dependent methyltransferase has protein sequence MYENTYPSKRFQHTLEFLRKHVSTDESILDLGVENPFSKIMKEQGYSVENTKGEDLDLDFSSVKASEAQVVTAFEIFEHLLAPFNTLREIKANKLVASIPLKLWFSPAYRSKTDPWDRHYHEFEDWQFDWLLEKAGWEIKDRAKWTNPVKKIGLRPLLRSFTPRYYIVYAEKKPIDQA, from the coding sequence ATGTACGAGAATACCTATCCGAGTAAACGTTTTCAACACACTCTAGAATTTCTTAGAAAACACGTATCGACCGATGAGTCTATACTGGATCTAGGTGTTGAGAATCCGTTTTCAAAAATCATGAAAGAACAAGGGTATTCCGTAGAGAACACCAAGGGGGAAGATCTAGACCTTGATTTTTCGTCAGTGAAGGCATCCGAGGCCCAGGTCGTTACCGCTTTTGAAATATTCGAACACCTTTTGGCCCCTTTTAACACCTTAAGGGAAATCAAAGCCAACAAACTAGTGGCCAGCATACCTTTAAAACTCTGGTTTTCGCCCGCCTATCGGAGCAAGACCGACCCATGGGACCGCCACTACCATGAATTTGAAGATTGGCAGTTCGATTGGCTCTTGGAAAAGGCCGGTTGGGAAATCAAGGACAGGGCCAAATGGACGAATCCTGTCAAAAAAATAGGTTTACGCCCCTTATTACGAAGTTTTACCCCTCGGTACTACATTGTATACGCCGAAAAAAAACCTATCGATCAAGCCTAA
- a CDS encoding 3-oxoacyl-ACP synthase III family protein yields the protein MSIAITGTGSYIPSLVVANDSFESHDFLNADGSPFPHDNAVIIKKFKGITGIGERRYAENNLNTSDLGVLAAEKAIEDAKIDKETIDYIIFAHNFGDLSPGQIQGDTLPSLASRVKQLLQIKNPSCIAYDLIFGCPGWIQGVIQANAFIKSGIAKRCLVIGAETLSRITDPHDRDSMIYSDGAGAAIIEEKEGAGEILSHTSATHTKDEAYYLFFGTSYKKEKDNTKYIKMYGRKIYEFAVTHVPQAMKDALDKSGLGVNDLKKVFIHQANEKMDEAIVKRFYGLYDLEVPENIMPMSIGKLGNSSVATVPTLFDLVLNGKIENQEVQKGDVVIFASVGAGMNINAIVYRV from the coding sequence ATGTCGATTGCAATTACAGGAACAGGAAGCTATATACCCTCACTGGTCGTGGCTAACGACAGTTTTGAAAGTCATGATTTTTTAAATGCGGACGGATCTCCGTTTCCCCATGATAACGCAGTTATTATCAAAAAATTCAAGGGTATTACCGGCATCGGTGAACGCCGATACGCCGAAAACAATCTAAACACATCGGACCTAGGTGTCTTAGCCGCGGAAAAAGCGATAGAAGACGCCAAAATTGACAAAGAAACCATAGACTACATTATTTTCGCCCATAATTTCGGGGATCTATCACCAGGCCAAATACAAGGAGATACGCTTCCCAGCTTGGCCAGCAGGGTAAAACAGCTTTTGCAAATTAAAAACCCAAGCTGCATAGCCTACGATCTTATTTTCGGTTGCCCGGGATGGATCCAAGGCGTCATTCAAGCCAATGCCTTTATAAAAAGCGGTATCGCCAAAAGATGCTTGGTCATTGGCGCGGAAACCCTATCGCGAATTACCGACCCCCACGACAGGGATTCCATGATCTACTCCGATGGTGCCGGAGCGGCCATAATCGAAGAAAAAGAAGGTGCAGGGGAAATACTGTCCCACACAAGCGCCACCCACACCAAGGACGAGGCCTATTACCTTTTCTTTGGAACGTCGTACAAAAAGGAAAAAGACAACACCAAGTACATTAAGATGTACGGTCGTAAAATTTATGAATTTGCCGTTACCCACGTACCTCAAGCCATGAAGGATGCCTTGGACAAAAGTGGACTGGGCGTAAACGACCTCAAAAAAGTATTCATCCATCAAGCCAATGAAAAGATGGACGAAGCCATAGTAAAACGTTTCTATGGGCTTTACGACTTGGAAGTACCGGAAAACATCATGCCCATGAGCATTGGAAAACTAGGCAATAGTTCCGTAGCTACAGTACCTACCCTATTCGATTTGGTACTTAACGGAAAAATAGAAAATCAAGAGGTTCAAAAGGGAGATGTTGTTATATTTGCAAGTGTCGGTGCAGGCATGAATATCAATGCCATAGTCTATAGGGTATAA